One stretch of Pandoraea oxalativorans DNA includes these proteins:
- the fahA gene encoding fumarylacetoacetase — MSALLQSWVASANTGVTDFPLQNLPYGVFSTQALPTPRVGVAIGDQVLDLAALEAAGVLKAGDTPVFAQASINAFVALGSAVWRATRARLTSLLAVDGDAALRENAALKSQALVPLAQATLHLPVQVPGYTDFYSSKEHATNVGSMFRDPANALLPNWLEIPIGYNGRASSVVVSGTPLHRPNGQIKLPDQPRPIFDACRKLDFELETGFIVGRETAIGEALSVEDAEAAIFGMVVLNDWSARDLQQWEYVPLGPFNAKTFGTSISPWVVTMEALEPFRVAGPAQSPEPLSYLQQQGKHAFDIELEVLLQAEGDAEATSICRTNFRHMYWSMAQQFAHHTVSGCNVRVGDLMGSGTISGPTPDSFGSLLELTWNGKNPITLAGGAKRSFIEDGDTVVMSGWCQGDGYRIGFGNVSGKILPAKAR, encoded by the coding sequence ATGTCTGCTCTCCTGCAAAGCTGGGTCGCGTCTGCCAACACCGGTGTGACGGACTTTCCGCTGCAAAACCTGCCCTACGGTGTGTTCAGCACGCAAGCACTGCCCACGCCGCGCGTCGGCGTCGCGATTGGCGATCAGGTGCTCGATCTGGCGGCGCTTGAAGCCGCCGGCGTGCTCAAGGCAGGCGACACGCCCGTCTTCGCACAGGCGTCGATCAATGCGTTCGTGGCGCTCGGTAGTGCCGTCTGGCGTGCCACGCGTGCTCGCCTGACCTCGCTGCTGGCTGTCGACGGCGACGCCGCACTGCGCGAGAACGCCGCGCTCAAGTCGCAAGCGCTCGTGCCGCTGGCGCAAGCCACGCTCCATCTCCCGGTGCAGGTGCCGGGCTATACCGACTTCTACTCGTCCAAAGAGCACGCGACCAACGTTGGCAGCATGTTCCGTGACCCGGCTAACGCGTTGCTACCGAACTGGCTCGAAATTCCGATCGGTTACAACGGCCGGGCCAGCTCGGTGGTCGTGAGCGGTACGCCGCTGCACCGACCGAACGGCCAGATCAAGCTGCCGGATCAGCCGCGCCCGATTTTCGACGCCTGCCGCAAGCTCGACTTCGAACTGGAAACCGGCTTCATCGTCGGTCGTGAAACAGCCATTGGCGAAGCGCTGAGCGTGGAAGACGCCGAGGCTGCGATCTTCGGCATGGTGGTCCTCAACGACTGGTCCGCCCGCGATCTTCAGCAGTGGGAATACGTGCCGCTTGGCCCGTTCAATGCGAAGACGTTCGGTACCTCCATCTCCCCGTGGGTCGTGACGATGGAAGCCCTCGAGCCGTTCCGCGTGGCCGGTCCGGCGCAATCGCCCGAGCCGCTGTCGTATCTGCAACAGCAAGGCAAGCACGCGTTCGATATCGAACTCGAAGTCCTGCTGCAAGCGGAAGGCGATGCCGAGGCGACGTCGATTTGCCGCACGAACTTCCGTCATATGTACTGGAGCATGGCGCAGCAATTTGCCCACCACACGGTCTCGGGTTGCAACGTCCGTGTGGGTGATCTGATGGGTTCGGGCACGATCAGTGGCCCGACGCCGGACTCGTTCGGCAGCCTGCTCGAACTCACGTGGAACGGCAAGAATCCGATCACGCTGGCCGGCGGCGCGAAGCGCTCGTTCATCGAAGACGGCGACACCGTCGTGATGAGCGGTTGGTGTCAGGGCGACGGCTATCGCATCGGCTTCGGCAACGTGTCCGGCAAGATCCTCCCTGCCAAGGCGCGCTGA
- a CDS encoding NADPH-dependent FMN reductase: protein MTTIIGLSGSLRKGSYNTALLTAAKAVAPAGVTLDVRTLHGIPLYDGDLEASEGIPAAVTALKDAIAQADGLLLATPEYNNGMPGVFKNALDWLSRPPADSARVFRGKPVAIMGASPGGFGTILGQNAWLPVLRTLQTKPWWQGRLMVSHANKAVDADGNLVDDAVRAQLKDFVAGFVEFVGQGNVSK from the coding sequence ATGACGACGATCATTGGTTTGTCCGGCAGCCTGCGCAAGGGCTCTTACAACACGGCACTGCTGACAGCCGCTAAGGCGGTGGCACCGGCGGGCGTCACCCTGGACGTTAGAACCCTTCACGGCATTCCGCTGTATGACGGCGATCTCGAAGCGAGCGAGGGAATCCCCGCGGCGGTCACGGCCCTGAAGGACGCCATTGCCCAGGCCGACGGCCTGCTGCTCGCGACCCCCGAGTACAACAACGGTATGCCGGGCGTGTTCAAAAATGCACTGGATTGGCTATCGCGTCCGCCCGCCGATAGCGCGCGGGTTTTTCGCGGCAAGCCGGTCGCAATCATGGGCGCGTCTCCCGGCGGTTTCGGCACGATCCTTGGCCAGAACGCCTGGTTGCCAGTGCTGCGCACCTTGCAAACTAAGCCCTGGTGGCAGGGGCGGTTGATGGTCTCGCATGCGAACAAGGCCGTCGACGCGGATGGCAATCTTGTCGATGACGCTGTGCGTGCGCAACTGAAGGATTTTGTCGCGGGCTTCGTCGAGTTTGTCGGCCAGGGCAATGTTTCAAAATGA
- the astB gene encoding N-succinylarginine dihydrolase, with the protein MTRFALEANFDGLVGPTHNYAGLSFGNVASANNANRVSNPRAAALQGLAKMKALADMGYAQGVLPPQERPSVALLRTLGFSGDDGAVIRAAARSAPGLLGAACSAASMWTANAATVSPSADTSDGRVHFTAANLCSKLHRAIEHDTTSRVLRAAFADESHFAHHDALPGWPSLGDEGAANHTRLCGAYGERGVEFFVYGRDDLATAAAPRRFPARQTLQASQAIARLHGLNEADVVFAQQHPEAIDAGVFHNDVIAVGNGNVLFCHAQAFLDQAAVLATLRERLAAQGTSLEVVEVSAADVSMEDTVGSYLFNSQLLARSRQAGGGMRLVVPQECRERPAVWRYLESLVASGGPIRELHVFDLRESMRNGGGPACLRLRVVLTDEQRQAVHAGLWIDDARYATLSDWVKRHYRDRLAVADLADPALLDECRTALDELTQLLGLGSLYPFQRVA; encoded by the coding sequence ATGACGCGCTTTGCCCTCGAAGCCAACTTCGACGGATTGGTCGGCCCCACGCATAACTACGCGGGTTTGTCGTTTGGCAATGTGGCGTCAGCCAACAACGCCAATCGCGTATCGAACCCCCGCGCAGCCGCGTTGCAGGGGCTTGCCAAGATGAAAGCGCTGGCCGACATGGGCTATGCGCAGGGGGTGTTGCCGCCGCAGGAGCGTCCGTCGGTCGCGTTGTTGCGCACGCTCGGGTTTTCAGGGGACGACGGCGCCGTCATCCGCGCGGCTGCCCGCAGTGCGCCGGGATTGCTTGGGGCCGCCTGCTCAGCGGCGAGCATGTGGACGGCCAATGCCGCCACCGTCAGTCCGTCGGCCGACACGTCGGACGGTCGCGTGCACTTCACCGCCGCGAATCTTTGCAGCAAGCTGCATCGCGCTATCGAGCACGACACCACGTCCCGCGTACTGCGTGCTGCGTTTGCCGACGAGAGCCACTTTGCGCATCACGACGCGTTGCCCGGCTGGCCGTCGCTGGGCGACGAGGGGGCCGCCAACCACACGCGGCTATGCGGCGCGTACGGCGAGCGCGGCGTCGAGTTCTTCGTCTATGGTCGAGACGACCTCGCCACCGCCGCAGCGCCACGGCGCTTTCCCGCCCGTCAGACGCTGCAGGCGAGTCAGGCCATCGCCCGCCTGCATGGATTGAACGAGGCGGACGTCGTCTTCGCTCAGCAACATCCCGAGGCCATCGACGCGGGCGTCTTCCATAACGACGTGATTGCGGTGGGCAACGGCAACGTGCTGTTCTGCCACGCGCAAGCATTCCTCGATCAGGCGGCCGTGCTGGCCACGTTGCGCGAACGCCTGGCCGCACAGGGCACGTCGCTCGAAGTCGTCGAGGTCTCGGCAGCCGACGTGTCGATGGAAGACACCGTGGGCAGCTACCTTTTCAATAGCCAGTTGCTGGCGCGCTCGCGACAGGCGGGGGGCGGCATGCGGCTAGTCGTGCCACAGGAATGCCGGGAACGCCCGGCAGTATGGCGTTATCTGGAGTCGCTGGTCGCCAGCGGTGGGCCTATTCGCGAGCTGCACGTCTTCGATTTGCGCGAAAGCATGCGTAACGGCGGCGGACCGGCGTGTCTGCGGCTGCGTGTGGTGCTTACCGACGAACAGCGTCAGGCGGTGCACGCGGGGCTTTGGATCGACGACGCTCGCTACGCCACGTTGAGCGATTGGGTGAAGCGTCACTACCGTGACCGGTTGGCGGTGGCCGATCTGGCCGATCCGGCGTTGCTGGACGAGTGCCGCACCGCGCTCGACGAACTCACCCAACTGCTCGGCCTCGGTAGCCTGTACCCCTTTCAACGCGTGGCGTGA
- the ydiK gene encoding AI-2E family transporter YdiK has protein sequence MLNSTPSELARNLLIVLVLGLLIVGTLWVLLPFLPAFIWAVTIVASTWPLLIGLQHRLWGKRWLATTIMIVGMLIIVVAPLSAAIGTLIGHASDISDQVHSFGQKGLPMPPDWLARIPVVGQRASEEWQSLAAAGPGGLVSKVQPYAVKAASWGFSKLGSIGLLVVHLGLTLIISGILFMQGERAARALIRIARRLGGDRGEESVRLAGMSIRAVALGIVVTAVTQSLLGGLGLWLTGVPLPGFLTALMLVLCIAQIGPFPVLLSSVAWLYWQDSPTLATLLLVLSVFIGMLDNVMRPMLIRRGADLPMTLILAGVLGGMLTFGIVGLFVGPVILAVTYTLLMAWINEGLNRPATAPSGAPLASPADGESLPEGTPDAAPKVLSTAAPDVKKPR, from the coding sequence ATGCTTAATTCCACGCCGAGCGAACTCGCTCGTAATCTGCTGATCGTGCTGGTCCTCGGACTGCTGATCGTCGGCACTTTATGGGTGTTGCTGCCGTTCCTGCCCGCCTTCATCTGGGCCGTGACGATCGTCGCCTCGACCTGGCCGCTGCTCATCGGTCTCCAGCATCGCCTGTGGGGCAAACGGTGGCTTGCCACGACCATCATGATCGTCGGCATGCTGATCATCGTGGTGGCGCCGCTCTCGGCAGCGATCGGCACGCTGATCGGGCACGCTTCGGACATCAGCGATCAGGTGCATTCCTTCGGCCAGAAAGGACTCCCCATGCCCCCCGACTGGCTCGCGCGCATTCCCGTAGTCGGGCAGCGCGCCAGCGAAGAATGGCAGTCGCTTGCGGCCGCGGGTCCCGGTGGACTTGTCTCCAAGGTTCAGCCGTACGCCGTCAAAGCGGCATCATGGGGATTTTCGAAGCTGGGGTCCATCGGCTTGCTGGTGGTTCACCTCGGCCTCACGCTGATCATTTCCGGCATTCTCTTCATGCAGGGCGAACGGGCCGCACGGGCCCTGATCCGCATTGCGCGACGCCTCGGTGGCGATCGTGGCGAGGAGTCGGTGCGGCTTGCAGGTATGTCGATTCGCGCGGTTGCGCTTGGGATCGTCGTGACGGCCGTCACGCAGTCGTTGCTCGGCGGACTCGGCCTGTGGCTTACCGGCGTGCCGTTGCCGGGTTTCCTGACGGCGCTGATGCTGGTGCTGTGTATCGCGCAGATCGGGCCGTTCCCGGTACTGCTCTCGAGCGTGGCGTGGCTCTACTGGCAAGACAGCCCGACGCTCGCCACGTTGCTGCTGGTGCTGTCGGTTTTCATCGGCATGCTCGATAACGTCATGCGACCGATGCTCATTCGCCGGGGCGCCGATCTGCCGATGACGCTGATTCTCGCGGGGGTACTCGGGGGGATGTTGACGTTCGGCATCGTCGGACTGTTTGTCGGTCCGGTGATTCTCGCCGTGACATACACGCTGCTGATGGCGTGGATCAACGAGGGACTGAACCGTCCGGCGACGGCACCGAGCGGTGCACCGCTGGCGTCGCCTGCGGATGGGGAATCCTTGCCGGAAGGCACGCCGGATGCGGCACCGAAGGTGCTCTCGACAGCCGCACCTGACGTCAAGAAACCGCGCTGA
- the hmgA gene encoding homogentisate 1,2-dioxygenase: MRQADQIQGELGYLSGFANEFATEALPGALPIGQNSPQRAPYGLYAEQLSGTAFTAPRGHNRRSWVYRIRPAAMHKPFTAIENTRWLSRFDEVPTPPNQMRWDPLPMPEAPTDFVDGMVTMAGNGGPDAGHGCGIHVYAANKSMDGRFFYNADGELLVVPQEGRLRIATEFGVLEVEPYEIAVLPRGVRFRVTLPDGRARGYICENYGALFRLPDLGPIGSNGLANPRDFLTPVAAYEDVEGDFELVAKFGGALWRADIGHSPLDVVAWHGNYAPYKYDLRHFNTIGSISYDHPDPSIFLVLQSQSNAPGVDDIDFVIFPPRWLAMENSFRPPWFHRNIASEFMGLIHGVYDAKAEGFVPGGASLHNCMSGHGPDAGTFEKASAADTSKPHKVDATMAFMFETPAVIRPTRFALETKQLQDNYYTCWQDLKKHFNPNQK, encoded by the coding sequence ATGCGTCAAGCAGATCAGATTCAGGGGGAATTGGGCTATTTGTCCGGTTTCGCCAACGAGTTCGCGACCGAAGCATTGCCGGGCGCGCTGCCCATCGGGCAGAATTCGCCGCAACGTGCGCCTTATGGCCTCTACGCGGAACAACTCTCCGGCACGGCATTCACTGCGCCTCGCGGTCACAATCGCCGCTCGTGGGTGTACCGCATTCGTCCTGCCGCCATGCATAAGCCGTTCACTGCGATCGAGAACACGCGCTGGCTGAGCCGCTTCGACGAGGTGCCCACGCCGCCGAACCAGATGCGCTGGGACCCGCTGCCGATGCCCGAAGCGCCGACCGATTTCGTCGACGGCATGGTGACGATGGCCGGTAATGGCGGTCCGGACGCCGGTCACGGCTGCGGCATTCATGTCTACGCGGCCAACAAGTCGATGGACGGCCGCTTTTTCTACAACGCCGACGGCGAATTGCTGGTCGTGCCGCAAGAAGGGCGTCTGCGTATCGCCACCGAATTCGGCGTGCTAGAGGTCGAGCCGTACGAAATAGCCGTGCTGCCGCGCGGCGTTCGTTTTCGCGTGACGTTGCCCGACGGCCGCGCCCGTGGCTACATCTGCGAGAACTACGGCGCATTGTTCCGTCTGCCGGATCTGGGCCCCATCGGCTCGAACGGTCTCGCGAATCCGCGCGACTTCCTGACGCCTGTCGCGGCTTATGAGGACGTCGAGGGCGACTTCGAACTGGTGGCGAAATTCGGTGGGGCGCTGTGGCGTGCCGATATCGGCCATTCGCCGCTGGACGTGGTGGCCTGGCACGGCAACTACGCGCCGTACAAATACGATTTGCGTCACTTCAACACGATCGGCTCGATCAGCTACGACCATCCGGATCCGTCGATCTTCCTGGTGCTGCAATCGCAAAGCAATGCCCCGGGCGTCGACGATATCGACTTCGTGATTTTCCCGCCGCGCTGGCTGGCGATGGAAAACTCGTTCCGCCCGCCCTGGTTCCACCGCAACATTGCGAGCGAGTTCATGGGGCTGATCCATGGCGTGTACGACGCCAAGGCCGAGGGCTTCGTGCCGGGTGGCGCGAGCCTGCACAACTGCATGTCGGGTCATGGCCCCGATGCGGGAACGTTCGAGAAGGCCTCGGCGGCCGACACGAGCAAGCCGCACAAGGTGGACGCCACGATGGCCTTCATGTTCGAAACGCCGGCGGTGATTCGCCCGACGCGCTTCGCGCTGGAGACCAAGCAGTTGCAGGACAACTACTACACCTGCTGGCAGGACCTGAAGAAGCACTTCAACCCCAACCAGAAGTAA
- the astD gene encoding succinylglutamate-semialdehyde dehydrogenase — MTDLYIDGVWRAGNGAQFRSLDPMSGDVVWRGHAADAADVDAAVQAARRAQRDWARLGVDARLAVLQRFAAIVTANTETLADAIGRETGKPLWEARTEVATMSAKVVNSARAYQERTGERRSPVADGESVVRHRAHGVMAVFGPYNFPGHLPNGHIVPALLAGNTVVFKPSELAPGVAQRTLACWIEAGLPPGVLNLVQGARDTGVALAAHDAIDGVCFTGSSATGRALHQQFAGRPDKMLALEMGGNNPLLVDTPGNIDAAVHVAVQSAFLSAGQRCTCARRLLVPKGGQGDAFIERLTYVTQRISVGRYDAEPQPFMGAVVSLQAARRMTAAQADLVGRGARAIVPLSQPDGRSALLTPGLIDVTTLAERDALPDEEYFGPLLQVLRYDTFDDAIQLANRTRYGLAAGLLSDDPARYEQFLAEIRAGVVNWNRPTTGAAGAAPFGGVGASGNHRPSAWYAADYCAYPIASMEADRVAMPERLSPGLDFGAA, encoded by the coding sequence ATGACCGATCTGTACATCGATGGTGTCTGGCGTGCTGGTAACGGTGCGCAATTCCGCTCTCTCGATCCGATGTCTGGCGACGTCGTCTGGCGCGGGCATGCCGCCGATGCGGCGGACGTCGACGCTGCGGTGCAGGCCGCGCGTCGTGCGCAACGCGACTGGGCGAGGCTCGGCGTCGATGCCCGTCTGGCCGTGTTGCAGCGCTTCGCGGCCATCGTGACTGCGAACACGGAGACGCTTGCGGACGCCATTGGCCGCGAAACCGGCAAGCCGCTCTGGGAAGCGCGTACCGAAGTCGCGACGATGTCCGCCAAAGTGGTCAACTCGGCCAGAGCCTATCAGGAGCGAACCGGCGAGCGACGCAGTCCGGTCGCCGACGGCGAGAGCGTCGTGCGGCACCGCGCGCACGGCGTCATGGCGGTGTTCGGTCCTTACAACTTTCCCGGGCATCTCCCCAACGGGCACATCGTGCCCGCGCTTCTGGCGGGCAATACCGTGGTGTTCAAGCCCAGCGAACTGGCGCCCGGCGTCGCGCAGCGAACACTGGCATGCTGGATCGAAGCCGGTTTGCCGCCGGGGGTGCTCAATCTTGTGCAAGGTGCGCGCGACACCGGCGTCGCGCTGGCCGCGCACGACGCTATCGACGGCGTGTGCTTCACCGGCAGTTCCGCCACCGGCCGTGCGCTCCATCAGCAATTCGCCGGTCGGCCGGACAAGATGCTTGCGCTTGAGATGGGCGGCAATAATCCGTTGCTCGTCGACACGCCCGGGAACATCGACGCCGCAGTACACGTCGCCGTCCAGTCGGCCTTTCTGTCCGCCGGACAGCGATGCACCTGCGCGCGCCGGTTGCTGGTGCCCAAAGGCGGGCAGGGCGATGCATTCATTGAGCGGTTGACGTACGTCACGCAACGTATCAGCGTCGGCCGTTACGACGCCGAGCCGCAGCCGTTCATGGGCGCGGTGGTGTCGTTGCAGGCCGCACGTCGCATGACGGCTGCGCAGGCCGATTTGGTGGGGCGGGGGGCGCGCGCCATTGTGCCGTTGTCTCAGCCCGATGGCCGCTCGGCGTTGCTGACGCCAGGATTGATCGACGTGACGACGCTCGCCGAGCGCGATGCCTTGCCCGACGAGGAGTACTTCGGGCCATTGCTTCAGGTGCTGCGCTACGACACGTTCGACGACGCCATCCAGCTCGCGAATCGCACCCGTTATGGACTTGCTGCCGGGTTACTGTCCGACGATCCCGCAAGATACGAACAGTTTCTCGCCGAGATTCGGGCAGGCGTGGTCAACTGGAACCGTCCGACGACAGGGGCGGCGGGGGCCGCGCCGTTCGGTGGGGTAGGGGCGTCGGGCAATCATCGGCCAAGCGCGTGGTATGCCGCCGACTACTGCGCGTACCCAATAGCGTCGATGGAGGCCGACCGCGTGGCGATGCCGGAACGCCTGAGCCCGGGATTAGATTTTGGCGCGGCGTGA
- a CDS encoding DUF1488 domain-containing protein gives MQIEFPDHRPMFNYEELTIEFAVVVNGRPIDCAVSAEALESHFHAHSARADDLLHAFEHGRSRIHALTREYLAMGLPGPVLLRSGHFRWAQSQSARR, from the coding sequence ATGCAGATCGAGTTTCCGGATCACCGTCCCATGTTCAACTACGAAGAGCTGACGATCGAGTTTGCGGTCGTCGTCAATGGTCGGCCGATCGACTGTGCCGTCTCCGCCGAAGCGCTGGAATCCCACTTCCACGCCCACTCGGCACGCGCTGACGACCTGCTTCACGCGTTCGAACACGGTCGCAGCCGCATCCACGCCCTCACGCGCGAATATCTCGCGATGGGACTTCCCGGTCCCGTCCTGCTGCGCAGCGGGCATTTCCGCTGGGCGCAGAGTCAGAGCGCACGCCGCTAA
- a CDS encoding LysR family transcriptional regulator, translated as MISLRDVDLNLLVVFHAVLTHRSISQAARELGLSQPAVSNGLARLRQTFEDELFTRTGTGMQPTPFAEALAEPVSAALEGISRAINHREAFDPVSSQREFTLAMTDVGEVYFMPALIDLCTQLAPGVRISTVRASLPDLKEAMAAGRIDLAVGAFDDLTGPFFQRRLFRQQYVSMFRIGHALDTPNAGLAEFKAARHLFVATGDNPYARVNQLLAQAGFGCDANFWVPHFIAVPYIVSTNDLVVTVPQKFAERAAAPFGLHFVKPPLRLPALQTNVFWHRRYHQDAGNQWLRQLISEHFVE; from the coding sequence ATGATTTCCTTGCGCGACGTCGATTTGAACCTGCTGGTGGTGTTCCACGCGGTACTCACGCACCGGAGCATCTCTCAGGCGGCACGGGAACTGGGGCTATCGCAGCCCGCCGTCAGCAATGGCCTCGCACGGCTGCGGCAAACGTTCGAAGACGAGTTGTTCACGCGCACGGGCACCGGCATGCAGCCCACGCCGTTCGCCGAGGCGCTGGCCGAACCCGTATCGGCCGCATTGGAGGGCATTTCGCGGGCCATCAACCATCGTGAGGCGTTCGATCCGGTGAGTAGCCAGCGGGAATTTACGTTGGCGATGACGGACGTCGGCGAGGTGTACTTCATGCCCGCGCTGATCGACCTGTGCACACAACTGGCGCCGGGGGTCCGTATCAGCACGGTTCGGGCGTCGCTGCCCGATCTGAAGGAGGCGATGGCCGCAGGGCGCATCGATCTTGCGGTGGGGGCGTTCGACGATCTGACAGGGCCGTTTTTCCAGCGAAGGTTGTTCCGGCAGCAATATGTGAGCATGTTCCGCATCGGTCACGCGCTCGACACGCCGAACGCTGGGCTGGCCGAATTCAAGGCGGCTCGCCACCTGTTCGTCGCCACCGGCGACAACCCCTATGCGCGCGTCAATCAGCTTCTCGCGCAGGCGGGCTTCGGTTGCGACGCCAACTTCTGGGTGCCCCACTTCATCGCGGTGCCCTACATCGTCAGCACGAACGATCTGGTGGTGACGGTGCCGCAGAAGTTTGCCGAACGCGCCGCCGCACCGTTCGGGCTGCACTTCGTCAAACCACCTCTGCGTCTGCCAGCGCTGCAAACCAATGTGTTCTGGCACCGTCGCTACCATCAGGACGCCGGGAACCAATGGCTACGTCAGTTGATTTCGGAACATTTCGTGGAATAG
- the astE gene encoding succinylglutamate desuccinylase: MTDAKRSALRHWLSDVRESRDHPHDAGIDPCGVRWQRHAEGVLELTPAASDTSDVSDSSGSADAELPSAAGRPSHRYDAILSCGIHGDETAPIEIVDGILRDISDGKLTLRERVLVVLGNPDAVRAGKRYLEYDLNRLFQGAHAKRAESPAVQRARELEVIVAQFFAGGDGVRRRRRHIDMHTAIRASIFPRFAVVPGTPEHPPQAAWFHALAAADIEATMRTEQPSVTFSYYTCARFGAESCTLELGKVAPFGENRLADFAGIDAALRRWLSGGDMAAREDGQVLQPKRFRVAAEIVRRTDAFVLDVPADTPNFTAYPAGTVLARDGENTYTVSHPEERIVFPNANVANGLRAGVMVVPE; encoded by the coding sequence ATGACCGACGCCAAACGTTCGGCCCTTCGTCATTGGCTCAGTGACGTACGCGAATCGCGAGATCACCCTCACGACGCGGGCATCGATCCTTGCGGTGTGCGCTGGCAGCGGCACGCAGAGGGCGTGCTGGAATTGACGCCTGCTGCCTCCGACACGTCCGATGTATCGGATTCGTCGGGATCGGCCGACGCCGAACTCCCGTCTGCGGCAGGCCGTCCGAGTCATCGTTATGACGCCATCCTCTCCTGCGGCATTCACGGAGACGAGACAGCCCCCATCGAAATCGTCGACGGCATCTTGCGCGACATCTCCGACGGCAAACTGACGCTGCGCGAGCGTGTGCTCGTGGTGCTTGGCAACCCGGATGCCGTGCGCGCAGGCAAGCGCTATCTCGAATACGACCTCAATCGCCTGTTTCAGGGCGCGCACGCCAAGCGCGCCGAGTCGCCAGCCGTTCAGCGCGCACGCGAGCTGGAAGTCATCGTGGCGCAGTTCTTCGCAGGGGGGGACGGCGTGCGCCGCCGGCGACGTCACATCGACATGCACACTGCGATTCGCGCTTCGATTTTTCCCCGCTTCGCCGTCGTCCCGGGCACCCCGGAACACCCCCCTCAGGCCGCCTGGTTCCACGCCCTCGCCGCCGCCGACATCGAAGCGACGATGCGCACCGAACAGCCGTCCGTCACGTTCTCCTACTACACCTGTGCGCGGTTCGGGGCCGAGAGTTGCACACTGGAGCTGGGCAAGGTCGCGCCCTTCGGCGAGAACCGGCTGGCGGACTTCGCGGGCATCGACGCCGCGTTGCGCCGATGGTTGTCCGGCGGCGACATGGCCGCGCGCGAAGATGGGCAGGTGTTGCAGCCGAAGCGCTTTCGCGTGGCGGCTGAAATCGTGCGCCGCACGGATGCGTTCGTCCTCGACGTGCCCGCCGACACGCCGAACTTCACGGCATATCCCGCAGGCACCGTACTGGCGCGCGACGGTGAGAATACCTATACCGTTTCGCATCCGGAAGAACGCATCGTGTTTCCCAATGCGAATGTGGCTAACGGTCTACGTGCAGGCGTCATGGTCGTGCCCGAGTGA